From the genome of Haloarcula limicola, one region includes:
- a CDS encoding aldo/keto reductase, translating to MEYVTSDQTRLPALGLGTYRLRGETCTKTVSRALEMGYRHIDTAEYYDNQAAIGKALADTDVDRDDIFLTTKVWRTNLAHDDVLQSARQSLERLGLDAVDLLLIHWPSRSVPLAETIDAMNELQAAGAVAHIGVSNFSVDQLERARERSETPILTNQIEYNPYTDQADVLEYCIENDVVLTAYSPLAKGKVSDDEMLAEIAERHGKTPAQVALRWLLQQEQVAAIPKASSPAHLRANLDVFDFELTDEEMTEIFDRQEGLPTRLRRALGL from the coding sequence ATGGAATACGTTACCAGCGATCAAACGCGACTCCCCGCGCTCGGACTGGGAACGTACCGCCTCAGAGGAGAGACCTGTACGAAAACAGTGAGCCGTGCGCTGGAAATGGGGTATCGTCACATCGACACCGCGGAGTACTACGACAATCAAGCGGCCATCGGGAAGGCGCTCGCCGACACCGACGTCGACCGGGACGACATCTTCCTCACCACGAAAGTCTGGCGGACCAACCTCGCACACGACGACGTGCTGCAGTCGGCGCGGCAGAGCCTGGAGCGACTCGGACTCGATGCGGTCGATCTCCTGTTGATACACTGGCCGAGCCGAAGCGTCCCGTTAGCGGAGACCATCGACGCCATGAACGAACTCCAGGCCGCCGGTGCGGTGGCGCATATCGGTGTGAGCAACTTCTCGGTGGACCAGCTCGAACGGGCGCGCGAACGCTCCGAGACGCCGATTCTCACGAACCAGATCGAGTACAACCCATACACCGACCAGGCCGACGTCCTCGAATACTGTATCGAGAACGACGTCGTCCTGACCGCCTACAGTCCGTTGGCGAAAGGGAAGGTCTCGGACGACGAGATGCTCGCGGAAATCGCGGAGCGTCACGGGAAGACGCCGGCCCAGGTCGCCCTTCGATGGCTGCTCCAGCAGGAACAGGTCGCGGCGATTCCGAAGGCGTCGAGTCCGGCCCATCTGCGGGCCAATCTAGACGTCTTCGACTTCGAGCTCACGGATGAGGAGATGACGGAGATATTCGACCGACAGGAGGGCTTGCCGACGAGACTGCGACGAGCGCTGGGACTGTAG
- a CDS encoding sensor histidine kinase yields the protein MNQVQVLTADEGNRRALAAVLRERYAVEVDQTVRAVDCHIVDDRTLPEYREPLLAHKREHQPLFCPVVLIRREDTDINIKLPDPDTADAPQLVDEIMTAPVDKAILFRRLSNLLVRRANTRTLMENANRLDRFASMLAHELRNPVTIGQIYSQQLSTDENAEAVEYIGEAFDHLEAMIDILLVLARGHEAVSDPTTIRLADTARAAWDVIDTGDATLVIEVDGAIQADETYIRHFFRNLFENAVEHGGSDVTVTVGALPAGFYVADDGTGIPPAERESVFEVGYTTASEHGGTGLGLAFVHELADIYDWECTVTESETGGARFEVTDVDVTRSD from the coding sequence ATGAATCAGGTGCAGGTCCTCACCGCGGACGAGGGGAACCGACGGGCCTTAGCGGCAGTCCTCCGGGAGCGGTACGCGGTCGAAGTCGACCAGACGGTCCGAGCGGTCGACTGTCACATCGTCGACGACCGCACGCTCCCGGAGTATCGTGAGCCGCTGCTGGCGCACAAACGCGAGCACCAGCCGCTGTTCTGTCCCGTCGTCCTGATTCGGCGCGAGGACACCGACATCAACATCAAGCTACCCGACCCCGACACGGCGGACGCCCCGCAGCTCGTCGACGAGATAATGACCGCGCCGGTCGACAAGGCCATCCTGTTTCGGCGGCTCTCGAACCTCCTCGTTCGCCGAGCCAATACGCGAACGCTCATGGAGAACGCTAACCGCCTCGACCGCTTCGCCAGCATGCTCGCTCACGAACTCCGCAATCCGGTCACCATCGGCCAGATATACAGCCAGCAGCTATCGACGGACGAAAACGCCGAGGCGGTCGAGTACATCGGCGAGGCGTTCGACCACCTCGAAGCCATGATCGATATCCTGTTGGTGCTGGCGCGGGGCCACGAGGCCGTCTCCGACCCGACGACGATACGGCTGGCGGACACGGCGCGAGCGGCGTGGGACGTCATCGACACCGGGGACGCGACGCTGGTGATCGAAGTCGACGGAGCGATACAGGCCGACGAGACCTACATCCGCCATTTCTTCCGAAACCTGTTCGAGAACGCGGTCGAGCACGGCGGCTCGGACGTGACCGTCACGGTCGGCGCGCTGCCGGCGGGCTTCTACGTGGCCGACGACGGCACGGGTATCCCACCCGCCGAGCGCGAGAGCGTCTTTGAGGTCGGCTACACCACGGCGAGCGAGCACGGTGGGACCGGCCTGGGACTGGCGTTCGTTCACGAGCTGGCTGACATATACGACTGGGAGTGCACGGTCACGGAGAGCGAGACTGGCGGCGCGCGCTTCGAAGTCACCGACGTAGACGTGACGCGCAGCGACTGA
- a CDS encoding ATPase domain-containing protein, whose amino-acid sequence MGIAARERYSSGISGLDSLLRGGFVAERIYLVLGGPGTGKTLLGSKFLSTGLENDENVLFIHGEESRDDLRLNAEELGIDLDGVDFLDLGPESEFFSQERTYDLVNPQDVEYQSYIADIREAVEEVDPNRVLIDPISQLQYVETTEYQFRKRMIAFMRFLKDRGTTVLATKTSSDLADQLQSLSDGIVTLERGDIGRRIDVVKHRGVGDRSGTHGMAIRADGIEVFPSLVPEEYDEAFDPTQIPSGIDGFDALFGGGIERGTVTIISGPSGVGKSTTATEFLETVASSGDNAVAYLFEESTNMFVHRSETFGIPVTDLCDRGTLTLEPIDPLTQSAEEFGQRARAQVEEEDVELVVIDGISGYQSALYGSDERLARKLHALTRYLKNKNVAVVLIDEIGQVTGLQSPTSSNISYIADNIIFLKYVELDGRLKRVAGVVKKRIGGFEDTLREFTVSADGIEVGDPITNARGILTGTPEWVRRDRPVDERGTYQPEE is encoded by the coding sequence ATGGGTATAGCAGCGCGTGAGCGGTACTCTAGCGGTATCTCGGGTCTCGATTCGTTACTCCGAGGCGGGTTCGTCGCCGAACGCATCTATCTCGTTCTCGGCGGTCCGGGCACCGGGAAGACGCTCCTCGGGTCGAAATTCCTCAGTACGGGACTGGAGAACGACGAGAACGTCCTGTTCATCCACGGCGAAGAATCGCGCGACGACCTCCGTCTCAACGCCGAGGAACTGGGCATCGACCTCGACGGCGTCGACTTCCTCGACCTCGGGCCGGAGTCCGAGTTCTTCAGCCAGGAGCGGACGTACGACCTGGTGAACCCCCAGGACGTCGAGTACCAGAGTTACATCGCCGACATCAGAGAAGCGGTCGAGGAGGTCGACCCGAACCGCGTTCTCATCGACCCGATCAGCCAGCTCCAGTACGTCGAGACGACCGAGTACCAGTTCCGCAAGCGCATGATCGCGTTCATGCGGTTTCTCAAGGACCGCGGAACGACGGTACTCGCGACGAAGACGAGCAGCGACCTCGCCGACCAACTGCAGTCGCTGAGCGACGGGATCGTCACCCTCGAACGCGGCGACATCGGACGCCGCATCGACGTGGTCAAACACCGCGGCGTCGGTGACCGGTCGGGCACTCACGGCATGGCCATCCGAGCCGACGGTATCGAGGTCTTCCCGTCGCTCGTCCCCGAAGAGTACGACGAGGCGTTCGACCCGACCCAGATCCCGTCCGGGATCGACGGCTTCGACGCGCTGTTCGGCGGCGGCATCGAACGCGGGACGGTCACGATCATCAGCGGGCCGTCGGGCGTTGGCAAGTCGACCACCGCGACCGAGTTCCTCGAGACGGTCGCATCAAGTGGCGACAACGCCGTCGCGTACCTGTTCGAGGAATCGACGAACATGTTCGTCCATCGCTCCGAGACGTTCGGGATCCCGGTGACCGATCTCTGTGACCGGGGGACGCTCACGCTCGAACCGATCGATCCACTCACGCAGTCCGCCGAGGAGTTCGGCCAGCGAGCCCGCGCTCAAGTCGAAGAGGAAGACGTCGAACTCGTCGTCATCGACGGTATCAGCGGGTACCAATCGGCGCTGTACGGCAGCGACGAACGGCTCGCTCGGAAACTGCACGCTCTGACCAGGTACCTGAAAAACAAGAACGTAGCCGTCGTACTGATCGACGAGATCGGACAGGTGACGGGTCTCCAGAGCCCGACCAGTTCGAACATCAGCTACATCGCGGACAACATCATCTTCCTGAAATACGTCGAGCTGGACGGTCGGCTCAAGCGAGTCGCCGGCGTCGTGAAAAAGCGTATCGGCGGCTTCGAAGACACGCTCCGGGAGTTCACGGTCTCCGCGGACGGCATCGAAGTCGGCGATCCGATAACCAACGCTCGCGGCATCTTGACCGGCACTCCGGAGTGGGTGCGGCGCGACCGCCCGGTCGACGAGCGGGGCACCTACCAGCCAGAGGAGTAG
- a CDS encoding DUF7521 family protein has translation MNADPLPMALFSVAVISRGLTALLGLFVASLAYRGYRRNGSAKMRALAVGIGLLTAGVFTAVAIADVAGAGDGIVLLARGVVTVAGLSVVLYALVAE, from the coding sequence ATGAACGCGGACCCGCTGCCGATGGCGCTATTCAGCGTCGCCGTCATCTCGCGCGGACTGACCGCTCTCCTCGGTCTGTTCGTCGCCTCGCTCGCGTACCGCGGTTACAGACGTAACGGTTCGGCGAAAATGCGCGCGCTCGCGGTCGGTATCGGGCTGTTGACGGCCGGGGTCTTCACAGCGGTCGCTATCGCCGACGTCGCCGGTGCTGGGGACGGGATCGTCCTGCTCGCTCGCGGTGTCGTTACTGTGGCGGGTCTCAGCGTCGTCCTGTACGCGCTCGTCGCCGAGTGA